The Natrinema pellirubrum DSM 15624 region GCCTCGAGCGCGAAAAAGGCGGGCGTCCAGGCGACGTTGAACGCCATCTGGGCGGCGAACGCGCCGAGCGCGAGGCGTCGGCCGTCGGCGTCGCTGCGCCAGACGAGCCACAGCGCGATGCCAAGGAGAACAAAGAGGAGCGTCCAGACGACCGGGAACGCGATCGTCGGCGGATAGAACCACGGCTTCTCGAGGGCGCGAAACCACGGCGTGTCGGGCGAGGCGACGGCACTCGGGGCCGCGCCGACGATGTTGACCAGCAGGACGAAGCCGATCGCGGTGAGGATCGAACTGCCGTCCGGAAGGCGGCGGCCGATCGCTAGCGATTCCATACGCCCCGTACGTCCCCCGCGGATTTATATCGATGACTCCGGCCCGACGCGGGCCGGTCCATGCTCTCGAGACCACTTTCACCGCGGTACGGGAACCCTTATTCGCAGCCGGGGTGAACGACGGGTAATGGCAGCGACGGACGAGGACGGGGAGCCGGCATCGATCGACCATCCGCTCCTCGAGCCCGACTTCTTGGAGCGCCGACTCTACCAGCTGAAACTCGCGGGGACGGCCGCGAACCACCACACGCTGGTCTGTCTCCCCACGGGGCTTGGGA contains the following coding sequences:
- a CDS encoding TspO/MBR family protein, with amino-acid sequence MESLAIGRRLPDGSSILTAIGFVLLVNIVGAAPSAVASPDTPWFRALEKPWFYPPTIAFPVVWTLLFVLLGIALWLVWRSDADGRRLALGAFAAQMAFNVAWTPAFFALEAPLVALGIIVALWALVVGTILAFCRVDRRAAALLVPYLAWVTFATVLNLEIWRLNA